A single Streptomyces sannanensis DNA region contains:
- a CDS encoding endonuclease I family protein, producing the protein MPVAPIRRRWKTVALAASAALVGLSVPALTASPAGAATTAYDDTYYADATGKTGPALKNSLHSIIRNQTKLSYSAVWDALKVTDQDPNNSNNVILLYSGISRSKSLNGGAMGDWNREHVWAKSHGNFGTSIGPGTDLHHLRPEDVRVNSIRDNKDFDNGGSSFIDSGGSLTDSNSFEPRDAVKGDVARMILYMAVRYEGTDGWPDLEPNDSVTNGSAPYHGRLSVLKQWHEQDPPSAFEERRNDVIYNSYQHNRNPFIDHPEWVEEIW; encoded by the coding sequence ATGCCCGTGGCCCCCATACGTCGCCGCTGGAAGACCGTCGCCCTGGCGGCGTCCGCCGCCCTGGTCGGTCTCAGCGTCCCCGCCCTGACCGCGTCTCCCGCCGGCGCCGCGACCACCGCGTACGACGACACCTACTACGCCGACGCCACCGGCAAGACCGGCCCGGCGCTGAAGAACTCCCTGCACTCCATCATCCGCAACCAGACGAAACTCTCGTATTCTGCCGTCTGGGACGCCCTGAAGGTCACCGACCAGGACCCGAACAACAGCAACAACGTGATCCTGCTGTACTCGGGCATCTCCCGCAGCAAGTCCCTCAACGGCGGTGCCATGGGCGACTGGAACCGCGAGCACGTGTGGGCCAAGTCCCACGGCAACTTCGGCACGTCCATCGGTCCCGGCACCGACCTGCACCACCTGCGCCCCGAGGATGTCCGGGTCAACTCCATCCGCGACAACAAGGACTTCGACAACGGCGGCAGCTCGTTCATCGACAGCGGCGGCAGCCTGACCGACTCCAACTCCTTCGAGCCCCGCGACGCGGTCAAGGGCGACGTGGCCCGCATGATCCTCTATATGGCAGTCCGCTACGAGGGCACGGACGGCTGGCCCGACCTGGAGCCCAACGACTCCGTCACCAACGGCAGCGCCCCGTACCACGGCCGCCTCTCGGTCCTGAAGCAGTGGCACGAGCAGGACCCGCCGAGCGCGTTCGAGGAGCGCCGCAACGACGTCATCTACAACTCCTACCAGCACAACCGGAATCCGTTCATCGACCACCCGGAGTGGGTCGAGGAGATCTGGTAG
- a CDS encoding GNAT family N-acetyltransferase has protein sequence MIEIRTPRLLLRRWYDHDLAPMAEINADPQVMRWIGDGSVLDLDATAEAIERWEEEWDEEGFGLFAVELLASGELAGFAGLSVPEFLPEVLPAVEISWRLGRQFWGQGYASEAAHAALEFALQDRGLDRVISIARVGDDASENVMRKLGMVPEHETTHPVFGFPLRIHAIDLTEFRA, from the coding sequence ATGATCGAGATCCGCACCCCCCGCCTCCTCCTCCGCCGCTGGTATGACCATGACCTCGCCCCCATGGCGGAAATCAACGCAGACCCGCAGGTCATGCGCTGGATCGGCGACGGCTCGGTCCTCGACCTCGACGCCACGGCGGAGGCCATCGAGCGGTGGGAGGAGGAGTGGGACGAGGAGGGTTTCGGCCTGTTCGCCGTCGAGCTGCTGGCCTCGGGTGAGCTGGCCGGTTTCGCGGGTCTGTCCGTGCCCGAGTTCCTGCCGGAGGTGCTGCCCGCCGTGGAGATCAGCTGGCGGCTCGGCCGGCAGTTCTGGGGTCAGGGGTACGCGTCCGAAGCCGCCCATGCCGCGCTGGAGTTCGCGCTCCAGGACCGCGGCCTCGACCGCGTCATCAGCATCGCCCGGGTGGGCGACGACGCCTCCGAAAACGTAATGCGCAAGCTCGGCATGGTGCCGGAGCACGAGACGACGCACCCTGTGTTCGGTTTTCCGCTGCGAATTCACGCCATCGACCTCACAGAGTTCCGCGCATGA